The proteins below come from a single Mycosarcoma maydis chromosome 19, whole genome shotgun sequence genomic window:
- a CDS encoding uncharacterized protein (related to tetratricopeptide repeat protein 2, dnajc7): protein MTSSSPRPSSSHQQDGTHMNGNANGASTASASTVPREPSQEDKDQAQQYKTQGNQLFSAKEYSKAIDAFTRAYELDPTDSTFLTNRAAAKMSLKMYKSALSDCQLAKDVQAKQSPDAVAQPKTLIRLARCHLYLGNPSGALSVLNPVVSLRDLDEPTLKQAKQLEKQANSVADHLASFQSFCAQGDWSVAAFALDQAQSHAGISESDVPLAWRIMRATVYLHKNNLDQANSVIADALRADSSNPEALLVRARILLAKGDTAKAIAHCQAALRSDPEQSGARDLLKKCRRLEAKKEEGNTSFKKGDNLAAVRSYTEALEIAGDNSQRDGPAQGFKAILYSNRATANSKKGDHKAAIADCDAALQLDPGYVKALRTRARALLATEKYEDAVRDFKSALQEASVSGGREAEQLQRELRSAEIDLKRSKKKDYYKILNVAKDASDSDIKKAYRKESLKHHPDKGGDEEKFKLCSEAYNVLSDENKRRRYDAGADDLEHDGMGMAGGFGGPGGVEINLADLFGAGGGMGGGFPMGGMGGMGGMGGGFPGQQRGARPPPGFRFG, encoded by the coding sequence ATGACATCTTCTTCACCCCGCCCCTCGTCCTCGCACCAGCAAGATGGCACACACATGAACGGCAACGCCAATGGTGCTTCGaccgcttctgcttccacAGTGCCCCGCGAGCCATCACAAGAGGACAAAGATCAAGCACAGCAGTACAAGACACAGGGCAACCAGCTGTTCTCAGCAAAGGAATACTCGAAAGCCATCGATGCCTTCACACGAGCTTACGAGCTGGATCCCACCGACTCGACGTTTCTCACCAACCGTGCGGCCGCAAAGATGAGTCTCAAGATGTACAAGTCTGCACTGTCCGACTGTCAGCTCGCCAAAGATGTGCAGGCCAAGCAGTCGCCCGATGCCGTTGCTCAGCCCAAGACGCTGATCCGTCTGGCAAGGTGTCACCTCTACCTTGGCAATCCTTCAGGTGCGCTCTCAGTGCTCAATCCTGTTGTCAGCCTGCGCGATTTGGATGAGCccacgctcaagcaggccaAGCAACTTGAAAAGCAGGCCAACAGTGTCGCAGATCACCTCGCTTCCTTCCAGAGCTTTTGCGCTCAGGGCGATTGGTCCGTGGCCGCTTTTGCGCTCGACCAGGCTCAATCGCACGCAGGCATTTCCGAGAGCGATGTGCCGCTCGCATGGAGAATCATGCGCGCCACGGTTTACCTGCACAAGAACAACCTCGACCAGGCCAACAGCGTTATTGCTGACGCGCTCCGTGCCGACTCTAGCAATCCAGAAGCGCTCCTCGTACGTGCACGCATCCTGCTCGCCAAGGGTGACACGGCCAAAGCGATTGCGCACTGTCAGGCTGCGCTGCGTTCCGATCCCGAACAGTCCGGTGCCAGGGATCTGCTCAAAAAGTGTCGTCGACTCgaagccaagaaggaagagGGAAACACGAGCTTTAAAAAAGGCGACAACCTCGCTGCTGTACGCAGCTACACTGAGGCGTTGGAAATTGCTGGTGACAACTCGCAACGCGATGGACCCGCCCAAGGCTTCAAAGCGATCCTCTACTCGAATCGTGCTACTGCCAACTCGAAGAAAGGCGACCACAAAGCGGCTATCGCTGACTGCGATGCTGCGCTCCAACTCGATCCCGGCTATGTGAAAGCGCTGCGTACGCGTGCACGAGCATTGCTCGCTACCGAAAAGTATGAAGACGCCGTGCGCGATTTTAAGAGCGCGCTCCAAGAAGCGTCGGTTTCCGGAGGACGAGAAGCCGAACAGTTGCAGCGCGAACTGCGCTCCGCCGAAATCGACCTTAAGcgaagcaagaagaaggacTACTACAAGATCCTCAACGTCGCCAAGGATGCCTCAGATAGCGATATCAAAAAGGCCTATCGCAAGGAGTCTCTCAAGCATCACCCGGATAAGGGCGGAGATGAAGAAAAGTTCAAGCTCTGTAGCGAGGCCTACAACGTCCTGAGCGATGAAAACAAGCGAAGGCGTTACGATGCCGGCGCAGATGACCTCGAACACGACGGTATGGGAATGGCCGGTGGATTCGGTGGTCCAGGAGGAGTCGAGATCAATCTCGCCGATTTGTTCGGTGCTGGTGGGGGAATGGGCGGTGGCTTCCCGATGGGTGGTATGGGAGGTATGGGCGGTATGGGAGGCGGTTTCCCCGGTCAGCAAAGAGGCGCTCGTCCTCCACCCGGCTTCCGCTTTGGTTGA
- a CDS encoding uncharacterized protein (related to 3-dehydroshikimate dehydratase), which yields MSSIASTSASTMQHPRYSIFTHSVGYHTSKHGLLSKLDAISAAGLAGVEMFTDDLWSFAQSDEFGSILAASERETELLTPPDSPLSQPASLRNKTRIHENAERAGQHYSAHGACTPDERQREIAAATFIRSYCASRRLQVECLQPLRDVEGWLKDEDRENAIERVKSRFDIMRALDTHLLLICSQNTRAPQTTGDMATIVRDLTHISDLAAAYTAQTGFEIKIGYEALSWGAHIDLWSQAWNIVRTVDRDNIGLILDSFNTLAREFADPCTRSGIQEPICTTLTSLHSSLQAIQSVPADKIFLLQIGDARRLPEPLVPSPRDGEPRPSRMIWSRSSRLMPCETDKGGFMPVAQFVKSVVNAGYSGPWSIEVFNSELEQPGVHVQNSFALRARQGLDRLLEVVFA from the coding sequence ATGAGCTCAATCGCTTCCACATCCGCTAGCACTATGCAGCATCCCAGATACTCGATCTTTACGCACTCGGTCGGGTATCATACGTCCAAGCATGGATTGCtgtccaagctcgacgcgaTCAGTGCGGCCGGTTTGGCGGGCGTCGAGATGTTCACTGATGACCTGTGGAGCTTTGCACAGTCGGACGAGTTCGGCTCGATCCTGGCGGCTAGCGAGCGGGAGACCGAGCTGTTGACACCCCCGGATAGCCCACTTTCGCAACCGGCGTCGCTGCGAAACAAGACGAGGATACACGAGAATGCAGAGCGTGCTGGTCAACATTATAGCGCACATGGGGCGTGTACACCGGACGAAAGGCAGCGCGAaatcgcagcagccacatTCATTCGCTCGTACTGCGCAAGTAGGCGGCTGCAGGTGGAATGCTTGCAGCCATTGCGCGATGTCGAAGGCTGGctcaaggacgaggatcgAGAGAATGCGATCGAGCGCGTAAAATCGAGATTCGACATCATGCGTGCACTCGATACGCACCTCTTGCTCATTTGCTCGCAAAACACGCGTGCTCCGCAGACCACCGGCGACATGGCTACTATCGTCCGCGACTTGACACACATCTCAGACTTGGCCGCCGCTTACACAGCTCAAACCGGCTTCGAAATCAAGATCGGCTACGAAGCACTATCATGGGGCGCGCACATCGATCTCTGGTCGCAAGCATGGAACATTGTTAGAACCGTCGACAGAGACAACATCGGCTTGATTCTGGATTCGTTCAATACTCTGGCTCGCGAATTTGCCGATCCATGCACGCGCTCCGGGATCCAAGAACCAATTTGCACCACGCTCACATCGCTGCATTCCAGCTTGCAAGCGATTCAAAGCGTCCCGGCAGACAAGATTTTTTTGCTCCAGATCggagatgctcgacgactGCCAGAGCCACTCGTGCCGAGTCCGAGGGACGGAGAGCCAAGACCGAGCAGGATGATCTGGtccagaagcagcaggctgATGCCGTGCGAAACCGACAAGGGTGGCTTCATGCCTGTTGCCCAGTTCGTCAAAAGCGTCGTAAATGCCGGATACAGCGGTCCGTGGAGTATCGAGGTATTCAACAGCGAGTTAGAACAGCCCGGCGTCCATGTACAGAACTCATTTGCTTTACGTGCTAGACAAGGCCTCGATCGGCTCCTCGAGGTCGTCTTCGCTTAA
- a CDS encoding putative quinate permease encodes MAFLKRVEDRPTPASVYNWRVWMLSFIASFASIMIGYDSAFIGGTLALPSFTKSFGKLNANTSGNLVSTYQAGAFFGAFLGHPIGHFFGRKRGLLITSIVFTIGAAIMTAASPATHLTPIYVGRAIAGLAIGAASNLTPMYISEIAPAPARGQAIGVYEIGWQIGGIVGFFINYGVIQTLPPSVKQWRIPFAVQLIPGGMLMIGSLFLVESPRWLLSRGRVDEAQQKLAYIRQLPTDHPYFIEEFNQMSHSIEENKRVAGGDSYFAPFRYVFRQKHLLRRLAFGSSLFIFQNGTGINAINYYSPTVFKSLGIVGTSTGLLGTGCFGVIKTIGSFVFILFLVETVGRRRLLMISSTGGAAAMYYIAAYIAIAKPTLHKKSSIDGPGASALAFFYIWTCFYSFGWNPLPWVYGAESFDNTARPVAQIFMAASNWLYNFVISQATPHMFQRMGWGVYAFFASCMVVSVFWIYFLMPETKGIPIEEMDNLHEKRPARHAHRMVMEELRTKAAEQRGEAVLANDGYQPSDTASSNEKEDNNQVKINTA; translated from the coding sequence ATGGCTTTCCTCAAGAGGGTCGAAGACAGGCCGACACCTGCGTCGGTCTACAATTGGCGTGTATGGATGCTCTCGTTTATCGCTTCGTTTGCGTCGATCATGATCGGCTACGATAGCGCGTTCATTGGTGGTACACTCGCACTGCCCTCGTTCACAAAGTCGTTTGGCAAGCTGAATGCCAACACCTCGGGCAACCTGGTATCGACCTACCAGGCAGGCGCCTTTTTCGGCGCTTTCCTCGGTCACCCTATTGGTCACTTTTTCGGTCGCAAGCGTGGCTTGTTGATCACCTCGATCGTCTTTACGATCGGTGCTGCCATCATGACCGCCGCTTCGCCCGCCACCCACCTGACGCCCATCTACGTGGGCCGTGCGATTGCCGGTCTCGCTATTGGTGCTGCCTCGAACCTCACGCCCATGTACATTTCCGAGATCGCCCCCGCGCCCGCTCGTGGCCAGGCGATCGGTGTCTACGAGATTGGCTGGCAGATCGGTGGCATCGTCGGTTTCTTTATCAACTACGGTGTCATTCAGACTCTGCCTCCCTCGGTCAAGCAGTGGCGCATTCCCTTTGCGGTGCAACTGATTCCCGGTGGAATGCTCATGATTGGTtccctcttcctcgtcgaaTCACCACGATGGCTGCTCTCCCGTGGAAGGGTCGACGAGGCCCAGCAGAAGCTCGCCTATATCCGCCAGCTGCCCACAGACCACCCTTACTTTATCGAGGAGTTCAACCAGATGAGCCACTCGATCGAAGAGAACAAGCGCGTGGCAGGTGGCGACTCTTACTTTGCGCCCTTTAGGTACGTCTTCCGCCAAAAGCACCTTCTCCGCCGCCTTGCCTTTGGTTCGTCGCTCTTCATTTTTCAAAACGGTACGGGAATCAATGCGATCAACTACTATTCTCCGACGGTATTTAAGAGTCTTGGTATCGTCGGCACCTCGACCGGCCTGCTCGGCACCGGCTGCTTTGGCGTTATCAAGACGATCGGATCGTTTGTCTTtatcctcttcctcgtcgaaACCGTCGGCCGTCGACGCCTGCTCATGATCTCGTCCACCGGTGGCGCCGCCGCCATGTACTACATTGCGGCCTACATTGCAATCGCCAAGCCGACGCTGCACAAAAAGTCGTCTATCGACGGTCCCGGTGCGTCGGCGCTCGCATTTTTCTACATCTGGACGTGCTTCTACTCGTTCGGTTGGAACCCCTTGCCTTGGGTGTATGGTGCCGAGTCGTTTGACAACACCGCGCGTCCAGTTGCGCAGATCTTTATGGCCGCCAGCAACTGGCTCTACAACTTTGTCATCTCACAAGCGACGCCGCACATGTTCCAACGCATGGGTTGGGGCGTATACGCGTTTTTCGCCAGCTGCATGGTGGTCAGCGTCTTCTGGATCTACTTCCTCATGCCCGAGACCAAGGGCATCCCGATCGAGGAGATGGACAACCTGCACGAAAAGCGACCTGCGCGCCACGCGCACAGAATGGTCATGGAGGAGCTCAGGACCAAAGCAGCAGAACAGCGCGGAGAAGCCGTGCTCGCTAACGACGGCTACCAGCCATCCGAcacagcgagcagcaacgaaaAGGAGGACAACAACCAGGTCAAGATCAACACCGCTTGA
- a CDS encoding uncharacterized protein (related to quinate 5-dehydrogenase): MSQSISFQGQADSANGHAAAAAAAATAAAKGVIAPPHPTPEQIQASARRYFLFGYPISHSASPAFQNLMLESIAPIAFPGSEKQTYPPTYSLKDTKTVDEPHFRDIVRNDPLFAGAGVTMPLKVAVTATLGEKGVIDELSEAGKATQTVNTIISVPDKGKRKMIGTNTDYLGIAHAVLRAMAECNAEDRVTKYLDPQLAFKARYVFPRNPQGKPYAAFIIGSGGTCRSAVYAVSQLGLSPIYLLNRDAEETQAVLDHFGDSLDLRALRSVEAYEAEAAKRDSGEIGHVACAVGAIPAFAPQTDDEKMVYTLAHRFFSEPYHALTESHAPLASNAQQETLVALPLPSKRPFLDMCYKPRMTPLLITAEEKGWLAIGGVEAMVEQGLAQARMWAATAKAWEQAKHEFDPIPYAVKAGDEGPVGLYIEEKARELVKAMMDIK; the protein is encoded by the coding sequence ATGTCGCAGTCCATCTCTTTCCAAGGTCAGGCGGATAGCGCCAACGGTCatgccgccgccgccgctgctgctgctaccgctgctgccaagggTGTAATTGCACCACCTCATCCTACGCCGGAGCAGATTCAGGCGTCGGCGCGCAGATACTTTCTCTTTGGCTACCCTATCTCGCATTCTGCCAGTCCTGCCTTCCAGAACTTGATGCTCGAATCGATTGCTCCCATCGCTTTCCCGGGTTCCGAGAAGCAGACCTATCCGCCTACCTACTCGCTCAAGGACACCAAGACCGTAGACGAGCCGCATTTTAGGGACATTGTACGCAATGATCCTCTCTTTGCAGGTGCCGGTGTCACCATGCCGCTCAAAGTCGCTGTGACAGCCACACTGGGCGAAAAGGGcgtgatcgacgagctgagcgaggCGGGCAAAGCTACGCAGACGgtcaacaccatcatctcggTGCCcgacaagggcaagagAAAGATGATTGGCACCAACACCGACTACCTCGGAATCGCACATGCTGTGCTCCGAGCTATGGCCGAATGCAATGCCGAAGACAGGGTGACCAAGTACCTCGATCCTCAGTTGGCGTTCAAGGCGAGATACGTGTTTCCCAGAAACCCGCAAGGCAAGCCGTACGCGGCGTTCATCATCGGCTCAGGTGGAACGTGCCGTTCGGCTGTTTATGCCGTTAGCCAGCTAGGCCTTTCACCCATCTACCTGCTCAACCGTGACGCCGAGGAGACGCAGGCTGTGTTGGATCACTTTGGCGACtcgctcgatctgcgcgCCTTGCGTTCCGTCGAGGCATAcgaagctgaagcagcCAAACGCGACTCGGGCGAGATTGGACACGTCGCCTGTGCAGTGGGAGCGATTCCAGCATTTGCACCTCagaccgacgacgaaaagATGGTCTACACGCTTGCGCATCGATTCTTTTCCGAGCCTTACCACGCATTGACAGAGAGCCACGCACCGCTCGCTTCGAACGCGCAGCAAGAGACACTGGTcgctctgcctctgccgTCCAAGCGGCCGTTCCTGGACATGTGCTACAAACCACGCATGACGCCGTTGCTCATCACGGCTGAAGAAAAGGGCTGGTTGGCGATTGGAGGTGTGGAAGCTATGGTCGAACAAGGTCTCGCTCAGGCGAGAATGTGGGCGGCTACGGCCAAAGCATGGGAGCAGGCCAAGCACGAATTCGATCCCATCCCATACGCCGTCAAGGCCGGAGATGAGGGTCCAGTCGGACTGTACATTGAGGAGAAGGCGAGAGAGCTCGTCAAGGCTATGATGGATATCAAGTAG
- a CDS encoding putative aflatoxin efflux pump AFLT: protein MATPAATTRAPSLEGEDRTSLSPSLSHRGDLAKSNSHSSSHRNEEKPSVSTPTPSNDHVYPSGLTFWLIFSSTIAAVLLVALDQTICATAIPEVTNQFKTFSDIGWYGSAYLLTSTCFQPLFGRLYARFSIKYVFLAAFTIFELGSLICGVAQDSPTFIVGRAVAGLGMSGTYSGTMIIVTLISPVQKRPALMSVVGAMYGLGASIGPIVGGAFTSETTWRWCFYINLCFYPLVGLAVLFLLSIPPRPVQEGEVKPSVLKRLITIDWPGVTLSLTSMICLLLALQWGGIKYAWSDSKVIGLLVGFVLIAIAFIVEQWYLGDNAIIPFRLHKQRTVGFGSIVNFCIAASYFGLLYFIPLYFQTVRGSSAIRSGVQTLPFIFGVIASNAISGGLITRFGYYIPILILGTALTSLGSGLLYLLRPDSTQSMWVGLQFLAGIGPGLSFMIPFSAVSARLEAADIEIGSAIVTFWQTLGGTIFVSVCQSIFQNDFVRQLKSIPNAPVEEIINHGVSAFRAFTPPDVLANVELAANLAVNKTFLCSVALGGAALASVFGMELNRRILPIKQQQKLDEQKLSHTFTANA, encoded by the coding sequence ATGGCCACGCCTGCCGCTACTACCCGCGCGCCTTCGCTGGAAGGAGAGGACCGTACTAGCCTATCTCCCTCCTTGTCGCATCGGGGAGACCTCGCCAAGTCCAACTCTCACTCTAGCAGCCACAGGAACGAGGAGAAGCCCAGTGTGTCGACCCCTACACCTTCCAACGACCATGTCTATCCAAGCGGCTTAACTTTCTGGCTCATCTTCTCGTCAACCATCGCGGCCGTGCTGCTAGTGGCTCTTGACCAGACCATATGCGCCACCGCAATTCCTGAGGTCACGAATCAGTTCAAGACGTTCTCCGACATAGGATGGTATGGTTCTGCCTATCTGCTCACTTCGACGTGCTTCCAGCCCTTGTTTGGTCGGCTGTATGCTCGCTTTTCGATCAAGTACGTCTTTCTGGCAGCCTTCACCATCTTTGAGCTCGGCTCTCTGATCTGTGGTGTAGCACAGGACTCGCCAACGTTCATTGTGGGACGCGCGGTGGCTGGTCTCGGTATGTCGGGTACTTACTCAGGCACAATGATCATCGTGACACTCATCTCGCCGGTTCAGAAGCGACCAGCACTGATGAGCGTTGTCGGCGCAATGTATGGTCTCGGAGCGAGCATTGGGCCGATCGTTGGTGGAGCGTTTACGAGCGAGACAACGTGGAGATGGTGCTTCTACATCAACCTGTGCTTCTACCCTTTGGTGGGACTGGCGGTGCTGTTTCTGCTCTCCATCCCGCCGAGACCGGTCCAGGAAGGCGAGGTCAAGCCGTCGGTACTCAAGCGACTCATTACGATTGACTGGCCAGGTGTAACGCTCTCATTGACGTCGATGAtctgcctgctgctggcgttgcAGTGGGGTGGGATCAAGTACGCATGGTCCGATAGTAAAGTGATTGGTCTCTTGGTCGGATTCGTTCTGATCGCTATTGCGTTCATCGTCGAACAGTGGTACTTGGGCGATAACGCCATCATCCCGTTTCGACTCCACAAGCAGCGCACGGTTGGTTTCGGAAGCATTGTCAACTTTTGCATCGCGGCGTCCTACTTTGGCTTGCTCTACTTTATCCCTCTGTACTTCCAAACCGTTCGTGGATCATCAGCGATTCGATCGGGCGTCCAAACGCTGCCGTTCATCTTTGGCGTGATCGCGTCCAACGCCATCTCCGGTGGGCTGATTACGAGGTTTGGCTATTACATTCCGATCTTGATCCTCGGTACTgcgctcacctcgctcggCTCTGGATTGCTGTACCTTCTTCGACCGGACTCGACGCAGTCCATGTGGGTGGGGCTGCAGTTCCTAGCGGGAATCGGACCGGGTCTGTCGTTCATGATTCCCTTTTCTGCGGTATCGGCACGGCTGGAAGCGGCCGACATTGAGATTGGCTCGGCCATCGTCACCTTTTGGCAAACTCTGGGCGGTACTATCTTTGTCAGCGTTTGCCAGTCGATTTTCCAGAACGACTTTGTTCGGCAACTGAAAAGCATTCCCAATGCTCCAGTTGAGGAGATTATCAATCATGGCGTCAGCGCTTTTCGCGCCTTCACTCCACCGGATGTGTTGgccaatgtcgagctcgcagCTAATCTCGCCGTCAACAAGACCTTCCTCTGCAGTGTCGCGCTAGGAGGAGCTGCGTTGGCAAGCGTGTTTGGCATGGAGCTCAATCGGAGAATCCTGCccatcaagcagcagcagaagctcgacgagcaaaaGCTCAGCCACACTTTCACTGCCAACGCCTGA
- a CDS encoding uncharacterized protein (related to RTF1 - subunit of the RNA polymerase II-associated Paf1 complex) produces the protein MAGGGLDDELLALAGESGRKNIDLSSSDDDDDRVVRTGSKRDSKPSASSSSLAKKRRLDLLDESASGSDADAPGSDDDAAGSSSADERRDPYPYQGIYKSARDMEELMSMNELDREDILARRRDEINERRQKFELAALVKAQKAAAGATRKAASKKRVVRGGKRDDSLSEESDAGQEEEDGDSDFLYGSGAASAAKSRKKKLPGQTDAKSAKLSELRKKRKEKAAGISRTGADSDDEVTEKSKSRNRRSYASDSASEVSYSDYSDEQDYPRRTKLATASAAKDLASARDSSDPPSLSDLNAARVTRDQIESRLYAPRWRDVLTGSFIRFSWGTRPSDSQPGRTETVYRIHQVSDVIEKPGKFYDLSADRSGKWCNVYLVFEHAGNEHEARIDMLSRGEFTESERERWIAFVKSSKGSAGGGKLPKKGAVSRKADELEKFFTSPLTEQDIGKMLETKKKLRVEAISVMGGRTALGATAGFDSPRANGTPGVATPIGTKDAVAAQSLEARLVQVNVRNRALDRSKQSDVERKARNNKIAAMQAAKAASQQQAESQDQHSQEHKDGGVELTNAKVGQSGMGNGFVAVKNYSTLVQVDLGDF, from the coding sequence ATGGCAGGTGGAGGTTTGGACGACGAACTGCTCGCGCTAGCGGGTGAATCTGGTCGCAAGAACATCGATCTCTCTTCGtcggacgatgacgacgatcgTGTTGTGCGCACCGGCTCGAAACGCGACTCGAAGCCAtcggcttcttcgtcctcattggccaagaagcgtcgGCTCGATCTTCTGGATGAGTCCGCCTCCGGTTccgacgccgacgctcCCGGttccgacgacgatgctgccggCTCTTCCTCCGCCGACGAACGACGCGATCCGTATCCGTATCAGGGGATCTACAAGTCGGCTCGTGATATGGAAGAGCTCATGTCGATGAACGAGTTGGATCGGGAAGATATCCTCGCCAGAAGAAGggacgagatcaacgagCGAAGGCAAAAGTTTGAGTTGGCTGCGCTCGTAAAAGCGCAAAAAGCGGCAGCGGGAGCGACGAGGAAAGCAGCGAGTAAGAAGCGTGTTGTTCGAGGTGGCAAGAGAGACGACTCGCTCAGCGAAGAGAGCGACGCGGGtcaagaggaagaagatggaGATAGCGATTTCCTATACGGAAGTGGTGCGGCTTCAGCAGCCAAGAGCAGGAAGAAAAAGTTGCCGGGACAGACAGATGCGAAATCGGCCAAGTTGTCGGAACTCAGAAAAAAGAGGAAGGAGAAAGCTGCTGGCATCTCTCGAACTGGagccgactcggacgacgaggttACGGAAAAGTCGAAATCGCGCAATCGAAGGAGTTACGCTTCCGATTCCGCATCCGAAGTGTCTTACTCTGACTATTCAGACGAACAAGATTACCCACGTCGCACCAAACTCGCCACCGCTTCTGCAGCAAAAGAcctcgcttctgctcgagaCTCTTCCGATCCACCTTCGCTGTCGGACCTCAATGCCGCACGTGTCACACGCGACCAGATCGAATCTCGACTGTACGCTCCACGCTGGCGCGACGTGCTCACCGGAAGCTTTATCCGCTTTTCCTGGGGCACACGTCCATCAGACTCGCAACCGGGACGCACCGAAACCGTCTACCGCATCCACCAGGTGAGCGATGTCATTGAGAAACCGGGCAAGTTCTACGACCTCTCGGCCGATCGCTCCGGTAAGTGGTGCAACGTGTATCTCGTCTTTGAGCATGCGGGCAACGAACACGAGGCACGAATCGACATGCTCTCGCGTGGAGAATTCACCGAGTCCGAACGTGAGCGATGGATCGCGTTTGTGAAGTCCTCCAAAGGCAGCGCCGGTGGCGGCAAGTTGCCCAAAAAGGGCGCTGTGAGTAGGAAAGCCGACGAACTGGAAAAGTTCTTCACGAGCCCACTGACCGAACAGGATATCGGCAAGATGTTGGAAACCAAGAAAAAGTTGAGGGTTGAAGCAATCAGTGTCATGGGTGGACGCACTGCGCTGGGTGCTACTGCTGGATTCGACTCGCCCAGAGCGAATGGTACTCCCGGTGTCGCCACTCCGATCGGTACCAAGGACGCCGTCGCAGCACAGAGTTTGGAAGCAAGGCTCGTGCAGGTCAACGTACGAAACCGCGCCCTAGACCGTTCCAAGCAGTCGGACGTCGAACGCAAAGCCAGAAACAACAAGATTGCCGCCATGCAAGCCGCCAAAGCCGcctcgcagcagcaagccgaaTCACAAGACCAGCACAGTCAAGAGCACAAAGACGGTGGTGTCGAGTTGACCAATGCGAAGGTGGGACAGAGTGGCATGGGGAATGGCTTTGTTGCGGTCAAGAACTATTCGACACTTGTCCAAGTGGATCTGGGTGACTTCTGA